In one Solanum lycopersicum chromosome 11, SLM_r2.1 genomic region, the following are encoded:
- the LOC101268547 gene encoding zeatin O-glucosyltransferase produces MASTTNHVNQQHDVVVVIVPLPAQGHLHAALELSRRLSSANIPVYYVSTTAHVRQAHSRAAGWDPLNTPNLNFIDFPVTFNAPPTNPDASIKFPSQLVPAFNSSMQLRTPITDLVNKLGSISRRVIVIHDFLTSWVVQDVPKISNTECYCLHTVSAYLMFTYTWEAARPPVPPEAEVVLKQLPSQDGCTSPEVIEFAMKQINVLQDAGNIYSTSRAIDGMYLDLTEKMSVPKDFKNWALGPFNPVDLNIDKKDRHYSVEWLDKQPASSVIFVSFGSTTSLTEDEIRELAIGLEASQQRFIWVLRDADKGDIFSGEVRKYQLPEGYEKRVSERGLVMRDWAPQLEILGHPSTGGFMSHCGWNSCIESISMGVPIAAWPMHSDQPRNALFITEGLKIGISVREWERRKEVVPAETVEKVVRTLMASPEGEEMKRKAMELKEAVKLAVMEGGVTHKEMESFVAHITR; encoded by the coding sequence ATGGCATCAACAACAAACCATGTAAATCAACAACACGACGTTGTTGTAGTTATAGTTCCTCTTCCTGCACAAGGCCATCTCCACGCAGCCCTCGAACTCTCCCGCCGCCTCTCCTCCGCCAACATCCCCGTTTACTACGTCAGCACCACCGCTCACGTCCGGCAAGCTCACTCCCGTGCTGCCGGATGGGACCCATTAAACACCCCAAATCTCAATTTCATTGATTTTCCTGTTACATTCAATGCCCCTCCTACGAACCCAGATGCATCCATCAAGTTCCCTTCACAACTAGTCCCTGCTTTCAACTCTTCAATGCAACTACGTACCCCAATTACAGATCTAGTAAATAAATTGGGTTCAATATCGAGGAGAGTGATAGTTATTCATGATTTTCTCACGTCTTGGGTGGTTCAAGATGTACCCAAAATATCCAATACAGAGTGTTACTGTTTACACACTGTTTCTGCTTATCTTATGTTTACATATACTTGGGAGGCTGCTAGACCACCTGTACCTCCTGAAGCTGAAGTTGTACTCAAACAACTTCCGTCTCAAGATGGGTGTACTTCTCCTGAAGTCATTGAATTTGCTATGAAGCAAATAAATGTACTTCAGGATGCTGGAAATATTTACAGTACGTCTCGAGCAATCGATGGAATGTACCTTGATTTGACAGAGAAAATGAGTGTTCCTAAGGATTTTAAGAACTGGGCTCTTGGTCCATTCAATCCTGTAGATCTGAATATTGATAAGAAGGATCGTCATTATTCAGTTGAGTGGTTAGATAAACAACCAGCTAGCTCGGTGATTTTCGTGTCCTTTGGATCAACGACTTCGTTAACCGAGGATGAAATCAGAGAGCTAGCTATTGGGCTGGAAGCAAGTCAACAGAGATTTATCTGGGTCCTGAGGGACGCAGATAAAGGAGATATATTCTCCGGTGAAGTTCGAAAATATCAATTGCCTGAAGGATATGAGAAGAGGGTATCGGAAAGAGGACTTGTAATGAGAGATTGGGCACCACAATTGGAAATTCTAGGACACCCGTCTACGGGTGGGTTCATGAGTCATTGTGGGTGGAATTCTTGTATAGAGAGTATTTCAATGGGAGTGCCAATAGCGGCCTGGCCAATGCATTCTGATCAACCTAGAAATGCTTTGTTCATAACTGAAGGACTGAAAATTGGTATATCAGTGAGAGAATGGGAGCGAAGAAAGGAAGTGGTGCCTGCAGAAACTGTTGAAAAAGTTGTGAGAACGTTAATGGCGTCTCCGGAGGGAGAGGAGATGAAACGGAAAGCTATGGAGCTCAAGGAAGCAGTGAAGTTGGCAGTGATGGAGGGTGGAGTAACTCACAAGGAAATGGAATCTTTTGTTGCCCACATCACTAGATAG
- the LOC101266485 gene encoding putative phospholipid:diacylglycerol acyltransferase 2, with amino-acid sequence MAAILRFRKLCFLEPVKCSTVSVQSFEKPKNDEKQSFEQHQKPESLVSAIERVLEKPKSKKIKKQPKEWRCVDSCCWLIGYLCTSWWLLLFLCNFLPANLPGLRVPEAPGVRLKRDGLTALHPVVLVPGIVTGGLELWEGRPCSEGLFRKRLWGGSFTEIFKRPLCWLEHLSLDNETGLDPPGIRVRAVPGLVAADYFAPGYFVWAVLIENLAKIGYEQKNMYMAAYDWRLSFQNTEIRDQSLSRLKSKIELMYVSNGYKKVVVVPHSMGVIYFLHFLKWVEAPPPVGGGGGQGWCAKHIKAIMNIGPAFLGVPKAVANILSAEGRDVAFIRSMAPGLLDSETFGFQTLQHIMRVSRTWDSVISLVPRGGETIWGDLNRSPEVENICYTSKARYLQSSSKEYNGNDTDAKRSFHVKELPRYGRIISFGKEKLELPSSQLSIIDSKELMRGSASRNSNMSCGEVSSEYDEMSRNNIKKVAESDAYTASTLLDLLRFVAPKMMKRAEAHFSHGIAEDLDDPKYTHYKYWSNPLETKLPDAPDMEIFCSYGVGIPTERSYVYKLSSSDRCKSIPLQIDSSAYGSDNGCLKGGVHFVDGDESVPVVSAGFMCAKGWRGKTRFNPSGISTYIREHQHKAPSSLLEGRGTESGAHVDIMGNVAFIEDVLRLAGGATGAELGGDRIYSDIMKMSERINIRL; translated from the exons ATGGCTGCAATTCTGAGGTTTCGTAAGTTGTGCTTTCTTGAACCAGTGAAGTGTTCTACTGTCAGTGTTCAGTCATTTGAGAAaccaaaaaatgatgaaaaacaaTCTTTTGAACAACACCAAAAACCAGAAAGTCTTGTTTCTGCTATTGAAAGAGTTCTAGAGAAACCAAAatccaagaaaataaagaagcaGCCCAAGGAATGGAGGTGTGTAGATAGCTGTTGTTGGCTAATTGGCTACTTGTGCACTAGTTGGTGGCTTCTTCTGTTTTTGTGCAATTTTTTGCCTGCAAATTTGCCTGGACTTAGAGTCCCTGAAGCTCCTGGAGTTAGACTCAAACGTGATGGATTAACAGCTCTTCATCCTGTTGTTTTAGTCCCCGGCATTGTCACAGGTGGCCTTGAGCTTTGGGAAGGAAGGCCTTGTTCTGAAGGATTATTTCGAAAGAGGCTATGGGGTGGTAGTTTTACTGAAATATTCAAAAG GCCTTTATGTTGGTTGGAGCACCTATCGTTGGATAATGAGACGGGGCTCGATCCACCAGGGATTCGAGTCCGAGCAGTTCCGGGACTTGTAGCAGCTGATTATTTTGCTCCAGGTTACTTTGTTTGGGCTGTTCTTATTGAGAATTTGGCAAAAATTGGCTATGAACAGAAGAACATGTACATGGCTGCTTATGACTGGAGACTGTCCTTTCAAAATACAGAG ATTAGAGACCAATCGTTGAGTAGGCTGAAGAGCAAAATCGAGCTTATGTACGTATCAAATGGTTACAAGAAAGTGGTAGTAGTGCCTCATTCAATGGGAGTTATCTATTTCCTTCACTTCCTTAAATGGGTTGAAGCACCTCCTCCGGTTGGAGGTGGTGGCGGACAGGGTTGGTGTGCCAAACACATCAAAGCTATCATGAATATCGGTCCAGCATTTCTTGGTGTTCCGAAGGCTGTTGCTAATATATTGTCTGCTGAGGGAAGAGATGTTGCCTTTATCAG ATCCATGGCTCCTGGTTTGCTGGATTCCGAGACCTTTGGTTTTCAAACACTTCAACACATTATGCGGGTTTCTCGAACATGGGACTCCGTCATTTCTTTGGTACCAAGAGGAGGAGAGACCATATGGGGTGACTTGAATAGGTCTCCAGAAgtagaaaatatatgttatacATCAAAGGCACGATACTTGCAATCCTCTTCGAAGGAATACAATGGCAATGACACGGATGCTAAGAGGAGTTTCCACGTGAAGGAGCTGCCGAGATATGGTAGAATAATCTCATTTGGCAAGGAAAAATTAGAATTACCTTCTTCACAGCTCTCAATAATTGATTCAAAG GAACTCATGCGTGGAAGTGCATCCAGAAATTCCAACATGTCATGTGGAGAAGTATCATCAGAGTATGACGAAATGAGTCGCAACAACATCAAGAAAGTTGCTGAAAGTGATGCATACACAGCAAGTACTCTGTTAGATCTTCTTCGGTTTGTGGCACCGAAAATGATGAAGCGCGCTGAGGCACACTTCTCTCATGGAATAGCTGAAGACCTTGACGATCCGAAGTACACTCATTACAAGTACTGGTCAAATCCACTTGAAACCAA ATTGCCGGATGCTCCGGATATGGAGATATTCTGTTCATATGGTGTGGGAATTCCTACCGAGAGATCATACGTCTACAAGTTGTCATCTTCGGATAGATGCAAGAGCATTCCTCTTCAAATCGACAGCTCCGCGTATGGAAGTGACAACGGGTGTTTGAAGGGTGGAGTACACTTTGTTGATGGCGACGAGAGTGTACCGGTCGTGAGCGCCGGCTTCATGTGCGCGAAAGGTTGGCGAGGCAAAACGCGTTTCAACCCCTCGGGCATCTCAACATACATAAGGGAACACCAGCACAAGGCTCCGTCGAGTCTGCTAGAAGGGAGAGGCACGGAGAGTGGTGCTCATGTTGACATCATGGGAAATGTCGCCTTCATCGAGGATGTCCTTCGACTCGCTGGTGGTGCCACCGGTGCAGAGTTGGGTGGCGATAGAATCTACTCGGATATTATGAAAATGTCAGAGAGGATAAATATTCGTCTTTAA
- the LOC101268839 gene encoding uncharacterized protein, with the protein MDYNLAALKVFCSQLNNAKATTTQQSQAAFTLSGILFQRVWLQGILVSTPTTDSSGRFLLDDGTGVIELQLLGDFLTLSWVKGMYVMVVGLYFVQKGSLPLVKIHKIVDLSPFPDRESMWYLEVIEVFKLFYQPLFEE; encoded by the exons ATGGACTACAATCTGGCAGCACTGAAAGTGTTTTGCTCACAGCTAAACAACGCCAAAGCAACCACAACACAACAATCACAGGCAGCATTCACTCTCTCCGGCATTCTCTTTCAACGTGTCTGGCTACAG GGTATTCTGGTTTCAACACCTACTACTGACTCCTCCGGCCGATTCCTCCTCGACGATGGCACAGGGGTCATTGAACTCCAACTTCTCGGCGACTTCCTCACACTTTCTTGGGTGAAAG GGATGTATGTTATGGTTGTTGGACTGTATTTTGTCCAAAAAGGCAGCCTCCCTTTAGTTAAG ATACACAAAATTGTTGACCTTTCGCCATTTCCTGACCGAGAATCGATGTGGTACCTTGAAGTTATTGAGGTATTTAAACTCTTCTACCAACCTCTATTTGAAGAGTAA
- the LOC101243861 gene encoding GDSL esterase/lipase family protein precursor, translating into MIMGISSFLRIWLFVLTLDILINIVNGQPLVPALFIFGDSVVDAGNNNYLKTIIKANFPPYGRDFPKKIPTGRFCNGKLASDFTAENLGFTSYPPAYLSKKAKGKNLLIGANFASGSSGYYDTTARLYDAIPLSKQLEYYKEYQKKLVVIAGKLNASSITNASIHLISAGSSDFVQNYYINPLLYKVYTPDQFSDILIKSYTKFILELYGLGARKIGVTTVPPIGCLPASITIFGKDNNSCVKKMNKVAISFNNKLNDTSIKLQKKLFGLNLVILDIYQPLLDLVTHPADNGFFEARKACCGTGLLETSILCNAYSPGTCANASEYVFWDGFHPTEAANKVLSDDLLASGISLIS; encoded by the exons atgattatgggaatttcaagttttttgaggatttggttatttgtattaactttggatattttgattaatattgtaAATGGACAGCCTTTAGTTCcagcattatttatttttggagatTCAGTTGTTGATGCAGGAAATAATAATTATCTTAAAACAATTATCAAGGCAAATTTTCCTCCTTATGGAAGAGATTTTCCTAAAAAGATACCAACTGGAAGATTTTGCAATGGAAAACTTGCGTCAGACTTCACGG CTGAGAATCTTGGGTTTACTTCATATCCACCAGCTTATCTCAGCAAGAAAGCCAAAGGGAAAAATCTTTTGATTGGAGCCAATTTTGCCTCTGGATCATCTGGTTACTATGACACTACTGCTAGGCTATAT gATGCAATTCCTTTGAGCAAACAACTTGAATATTACaaagaatatcaaaagaaattggtGGTAATTGCAGGGAAATTAAATGCTTCATCAATAACCAATGCTTCAATTCACTTAATCAGTGCTGGAAGTAGTGATTTTGTTcagaattattatattaatccTTTGCTCTACAAAGTTTATACTCCAGATCAATTCTCAGATATCCTCATCAAGTCATACACTAAATTTAtattg GAATTGTATGGATTAGGAGCAAGAAAGATTGGAGTGACAACAGTACCACCAATTGGATGTTTACCAGCATCAATTACAATATTTGGCAAAGACAACAATAGTTGTGTCAAGAAGATGAACAAAGTGGCAATTTCATTCAACAATAAGCTCAATGACACTTCTATCAAATTGCAAAAAAAGCTTTTTGGTCTCAATCTTGTTATCTTGGATATATACCAACCCCTCCTTGACCTTGTCACACATCCAGCCGATAATG GTTTTTTTGAAGCAAGAAAGGCATGTTGTGGTACAGGATTACTAGAAACATCCATATTGTGCAATGCCTATTCTCCAGGAACATGTGCAAATGCATCTGAATATGTGTTTTGGGATGGATTTCACCCAACAGAAGCTGCAAATAAAGTCTTATCTGATGATTTGCTAGCCAGTGGCATATCCCTCATCTCTTGA
- the LOC101268254 gene encoding zeatin O-glucosyltransferase has translation MAAATTNHVEQQHDVVVVVVPLPAQGHLHAAIELSHRISSANIPVYYVSTAAHVRQAQSRAVGWDPLNTTNLNFIDFPVTFEVPPPNPDASIKFPSQLVPAFNSSLQLREPVTDLVNKLASTSRRVVVIHDFLTSWVVQDVPKIPNAECYCLHTVSAFLVFSYIWDAARPPVPPEAEAVLKQLPSLDGCNSPELEEFAKKQIAARVPGVGNIFSTSRVIEGLYIDLMDRMMGASGFKHWALGPFNPVNLEFEKKENRHYSLEWLDKQPASSVIFVSFGSTTSLSEDEIRELAIGLEASQQRFIWVLRDADKGDIFSGEVRKCQLPEGYEKRVSERGLVMRDWAPQLEILGHPSTGGFMSHCGWNSCMESITMGVPIAAWPMHSDQPRNALFITEGLKTGIWVRKWEQRNEVIPAETVEKVVRTLIASPEGAEMKRNATAIKEAVKLSVMEGGVTQQEMKSFVAHITR, from the coding sequence AtggcagcagcaacaacaaacCATGTTGAACAACAACACGACGTCGTTGTAGTTGTAGTTCCTCTTCCTGCACAAGGCCATCTCCACGCAGCCATCGAACTCTCCCACCGCATCTCCTCCGCCAACATCCCTGTTTACTACGTCAGCACCGCCGCTCACGTCCGTCAAGCTCAGTCGCGTGCTGTCGGCTGGGATCCACTGAACACCACAAATCTCAATTTCATTGATTTTCCGGTAACATTCGAGGTACCTCCTCCTAATCCAGATGCATCCATCAAATTCCCTTCTCAACTTGTTCCTGCTTTCAATTCTTCATTGCAACTCCGTGAACCAGTTACAGATCTGGTAAATAAATTGGCTTCAACATCGAGAAGAGTTGTTGTGATTCATGATTTTCTCACTTCATGGGTTGTTCAAGATGTACCAAAAATACCCAATGCAGAGTGTTACTGTTTACACACTGTTTCTGCttttcttgtgttttcttaTATCTGGGATGCTGCTAGACCACCTGTACCTCCTGAAGCTGAAGCTGTACTTAAACAACTTCCGTCTCTCGATGGTTGTAATTCTCCTGAACTCGAAGAATTTGCTAAGAAGCAAATAGCTGCAAGAGTTCCTGGCGTTGGAAATATTTTCAGTACATCTCGAGTTATCGAAGGATTGTATATTGATCTAATGGATAGAATGATGGGAGCTTCAGGTTTTAAGCATTGGGCTCTTGGTCCATTCAATCCTGTAAATCTGGAATTTGAGAAAAAGGAAAACCGCCATTATTCACTTGAGTGGCTTGATAAACAACCAGCTAGCTCGGTGATTTTCGTTTCCTTTGGATCAACGACTTCGTTATCCGAAGATGAAATCAGAGAGCTAGCTATTGGGCTGGAAGCAAGTCAACAGAGATTTATCTGGGTTCTGAGGGACGCAGATAAAGGAGATATATTCTCCGGTGAAGTTCGAAAATGTCAATTGCCTGAAGGATATGAGAAGAGGGTATCGGAAAGAGGACTTGTAATGAGAGATTGGGCACCACAATTGGAAATTTTAGGTCACCCGTCTACGGGTGGATTCATGAGTCATTGCGGGTGGAATTCTTGTATGGAGAGTATTACAATGGGAGTTCCAATCGCGGCATGGCCAATGCATTCTGATCAGCCTAGAAATGCGTTGTTCATAACTGAAGGACTGAAAACGGGGATATGGGTGAGAAAATGGGAGCAACGAAACGAAGTGATCCCAGCAGAGACTGTTGAGAAAGTTGTACGAACGTTAATCGCCTCTCCGGAGGGAGCGGAGATGAAACGAAATGCTACAGCGATCAAGGAAGCAGTGAAATTATCGGTAATGGAGGGTGGGGTAACGCAGCAGGAAATGAAATCTTTTGTTGCCCACATTACTAGATAG